One genomic segment of Garra rufa chromosome 13, GarRuf1.0, whole genome shotgun sequence includes these proteins:
- the LOC141283574 gene encoding major histocompatibility complex class I-related gene protein-like, whose amino-acid sequence MLLLVYLLAFTAVVNAGSHSLTLFATYIVGQTPFPEFSAVLMLDDVQIGYYDSITWSVLHRSVRDPKYHDEEQSDGDTVFRDMYYGMKKRAFYIKEHLNHTEGVQVLQRLVGCELLNDDKPGPLHFWDGFHGQNMEEFTFDMKKPDIEIKMPWVVTWDQLKWLRLRFMYENIYHPICIKVLRRYLNLKKNNVMRKVKPRVRLIRKMLPDSQGLQISCLATGFYPRHINLTLFRDGQLVDDDQITGGEILSNGDGTYQMRKSLVISEKELREGHKYNCTMKHLDLDNKLDITFDMDESNPGSFSLSVVVSVLVFMCVAVLIMTALIVWKRRCAAERGSEASQSNYSLTPSSAHDEKASN is encoded by the exons ATGCTCTTGCTTGTGTATCTTTTGGCATTTACGGCAGTCGTCAATGCAG GTTCTCACTCACTGACACTTTTTGCAACATATATAGTTGGACAGACACCATTTCCTGAGTTCAGTGCTGTCCTAATGTTGGATGATGTGCAAATAGGATATTATGACTCAATCACATGGAGTGTTTTACATCGCAGTGTGAGGGATCCAAAGTACCATGATGAAGAGCAAAGTGATGGTGATACTGTTTTTCGTGATATGTATTACGGAATGAAAAAGCGAGCATTTTATATTAAGGAACACTTAAATCACACAGAAG GTGTACAAGTTCTTCAGAGACTTGTTGGATGTGAATTGTTGAACGATGATAAACCAGGTCCACTTCATTTCTGGGATGGTTTCCATGGACAAAATATGGAGGAGTTCACTTTTGACATGAAAAAACCTGATATTGAGATAAAAATGCCATGGGTGGTAACATGGGACCAACTAAAATGGCTTCGTTTAAGGTTTATGTATGAAAATATTTACCATCCTATTTGCATTAAAGTTCTGAGGCGATATCTGAATTTGAAAAAGAACAATGTGATGAGAAAAG TGAAACCCAGAGTTAGACTCATTAGGAAGATGCTCCCAGACTCACAAGGGCTTCAGATCAGCTGTCTGGCCACTGGTTTTTACCCCCGTCACATTAACCTGACCCTGTTCAGAGATGGTCAGCTTGTGGATGATGATCAGATCACAGGAGGAGAGATTTTGTCCAATGGAGACGGAACTTACCAGATGAGGAAAAGTTTGGTGATCAGTGAAAAAGAGCTACGTGAGGGACATAAATACAACTGCACAATGAAGCACCTCGATCTGGACAACAAACTGGACATTACATTtg ATATGGATGAATCTAACCCCGGATCCTTCAGTCTGTCTGTAGTTGTCAGTGTGCTGGTGTTCATGTGTGTGGCTGTTCTCATTATGACTGCACTCATCGTATGGAAGAGGAGATGTGCTGCTG AACGAGGCTCTGAGGCGTCACAGAGTAATTACTCCCTTACTCCAT ctTCTGCACATGATGAAAAGGCATCCAATTAA
- the LOC141348535 gene encoding patr class I histocompatibility antigen, A-126 alpha chain-like translates to MESLEDTPQPPRSPQYEELVEVLTHAVAKLNISWPAEQHHEPQGNLHKEISRSWGKPYSFRLYNPTESYANVGGTEEYGYRAMPRLTQLGPTSLCWLGIVGQTPFPEFSVVVMLDDLQLLYYDSTTWIPVYRSYSDSKYYDEERSDAGVVFRDMFYDMKDRAFYLKEHQNHTDGQHVDQRLVGCELLSSNKAGPLHYWDAFGGQNMEEFIFDIGKHAIQIKMPCMITWDQLKRVHENFMYENVYLPICIKTLRRYLTMEKNNVLRKVKPRVRLMKKMLPDSQELQISCLATGFYPRHINLTLFRDGQPVDDIQLDC, encoded by the exons atgGAAAGCCTGGAGGACACACCACAGCCACCCCGTTCGCCTCAGTACGAGGAGCTCGTGGAGGTGCTGACCCATGCGGTAGCCAAACTAAACATCTCATGGCCCGCAGAGCaacatcatgagccgcagggaa ATCTGCACAAAGAGATCTCAAGATCCTGGGggaagccgtactccttccgcctCTATAACCCCACTGAGAGTTATGCTAACGTGGGGGGTACGGAGGAGTACGGTTacagggcgatgccacgg ttaacccagctgggccccacaAGTCTTTGCTGGCTGGGTATAGTTGGACAAACACCATTTCCTGAGTTCAGTGTTGTGGTGATGCTGGATGATCTGCAATTACTGTATTATGACTCAACCACGTGGATACCTGTCTATCGCTCCTACAGTGATTCAAAATACTATGATGAGGAACGAAGTGATGCTGGTGTTGTATTTCGTGATATGTTTTATGACATGAAAGATCGAGCCTTTTATCTTAAGGAGCACCAAAATCACACAGATG gacaacATGTTGATCAGAGACTTGTTGGATGTGAACTGCTAAGCAGTAATAAAGCAGGCCCACTTCATTACTGGGATGCTTTCGGTGGACAAAATATGGAGGAGTTTATTTTTGACATAGGAAAACATGCTATCCAGATAAAAATGCCGTGTATGATAACATGGGACCAACTAAAACGGGTTCACGAAAACTTCATGTATGAAAATGTTTATCTTCCTATTTGCATTAAAACTTTGCGGAGGTACCTGACCATGGAAAAGAACAACGTGCTGAGAAAAG TGAAACCCAGAGTCAGACTCATGAAAAAGATGCTCCCAGACTCTCAAGAGCTTCAGATCAGCTGTCTGGCCACTGGTTTTTACCCGCGTCACATTAACCTGACCCTGTTCAGAGATGGTCAGCCTGTGGATGATATACAACTAGACTGTTAA
- the LOC141348669 gene encoding DLA class I histocompatibility antigen, A9/A9 alpha chain-like, with the protein MLILVYLFSLWTVINAGSHSLMVLATYIDGHTPFPEFSVVLMLDDLQIAYYDSVTWKTVYRSHSDSKYYDEEQSDADSVFRYMYDGMKFRTFHLKDQNNCTDGVHVHQIIAGCELLNNGNASLFHFWDGFSGQNIDKFTFDMKKDKIQEKRPWTVIASQIKWGHLMLMYETVHHPICIKVLRRYLLMKKNNVMRKVKPRVRLIRKTLSESRELQISCLATGFYPRHINLTLFRNGQPVDDGQITGGDLLPNGDGTYQMRKSLMISEEEQHEGHVYNCSMKHLNLDNKLDIMFDVAESDPGSFSLSVVFSLLVFMLVAVLIITALIIWKKRCAAGQGSETSVSDYSLTPSSLQDET; encoded by the exons ATGCTTATACTTGTGTATCTATTTTCCTTATGGACAGTCATCAATGCAG GTTCCCACTCATTAATGGTTTTGGCAACATATATAGATGGACATACACCATTTCCTGAGTTCAGTGTTGTGCTGATGTTGGATGATCTGCAAATAGCGTACTATGACTCAGTTACATGGAAAACTGTCTATCGCTCTCACAGTGATTCAAAATACTATGATGAAGAGCAAAGTGATGCTGACTCTGTATTTCGTTATATGTATGATGGCATGAAATTCCGAACATTTCATCTTAAAGATCAAAATAATTGCACAGATG GTGTACATGTTCATCAGATAATTGCTGGATGTGAACTGTTGAATAATGGTAATGCAAGTCTGTTTCATTTTTGGGATGGTTTCAGTGGACAAAATATTGATAAGTTCACCTTTGACATGAAAAAAGACAAAATCCAGGAGAAAAGGCCGTGGACGGTTATAGCAAGCCAAATAAAATGGGGTCATCTAATGTTAATGTATGAAACTGTTCATCATCCTATCTGCATTAAAGTTCTGCGGCGATACTTGCTTATGAAAAAGAACAATGTGATGAGAAAAG TGAAACCAAGAGTCAGACTCATAAGAAAGACTCTCTCAGAATCTCGAGAGCTTCAGATCAGCTGTTTGGCCACTGGATTTTACCCGCGTCACATTAACCTGACCCTGTTCAGAAATGGTCAGCCTGTGGATGATGGTCAGATCACAGGAGGAGACCTTCTGCCCAACGGAGACGGAACTTACCAGATGAGGAAGAGTTTGATGATCAGTGAAGAAGAGCAACATGAAGGACATGTATACAACTGTTCAATGAAGCACCTCAATCTGGACAACAAACTGGACATTATGTTTG ATGTGGCTGAATCTGATCCAGGATCCTTCAGTCTGTCTGTAGTTTTCAGTTTGCTGGTGTTCATGTTGGTGGCTGTTCTCATCATAACTGCACTCATCATATGGAAGAAGAGATGTGCGGCTG GACAAGGATCTGAGACATCAGTGAGTGATTATTCCCTTACTCCAT cttCCTTGCAAGATGAAACATAA